The nucleotide sequence TGGaaccttttgctactaaccttgccttaaaCCTTAAAGGCTCACTAGGGAATAAACCCTCCTTTCTGttgaaaatccatttgcaacGGACGGCCTTCTTTTATTTAGGCAAGCGCACAACATCACATATGCCATTCTTCTCAAGTGACTGCATCTCTTCTTGCATAGCGGAAATCCACTTCTCGCGATCaccagaaacaacagcttcagtATACGTAGCTGGTTCATGAATGTTCTtcacctgttcagcacaactaaaAGCATAATGAACGATATCACATTCCTCAATTAAATGTGGACGAGGTCCACAACTCCTCTTTGTTCTGCCATCTGTAATGGACTGATTTTGTGGCCGTAAAACAGGAGGTGAGTGTTGAACAATATCATGAACATCATTATCAACAATTTCAGTTTCCTAATCATCTACGTGCTCCACCTGCACGCTAACATgttcctgctcctcatcagaaaCAACTGGAGAGACATCTGTGGGCAAGCTGGTATTAAACATAacagataggcaatataaacgaagACCCTCCCGGTGACGGGcctcgcttcgctccgtcagaagttaGCATTTATCTTGTAtaactgaatttggatcacaactcaACATATCAAAGATGACTACTCGGTCGTGCTAGACCTTACGACGCGTTTTCATCTGCCGGCCTTATtcacttaggccctgtttagttccaaatAGTTTTCACGCTTCGGCCCAAGCCTCCCGGCGACGGGCCTCGCTTCGCTCTGTCAGAAGTTAGCCTTTATCTTGTAtaactgaatttggatcacaactcaACGTATCAAAGATGACTGCTCGGTCGTGTTAGACCTTACGACGCGTTTTCGTCTGCCGGCCTTATtcacttaggccctgtttagttccaaacAGTTTTCACGAAAAACTACAGgaacgaatcttgcggcacatgcatggagtactaaatgtagacggaataaaaaaaaaactaattgcacagtttgcgtgtaaattgcgagacgaacgttttgagcctaatcagTCCGTGATTCGACACTGAAGTGCTACAGTACAAATGTGCTAATGAcggcttaattaggcttaataaattcgtctcgcagttttcagacgagttatgtaattagttttaaaaCTTTCCGGAAAACAACTAAACGGGGGCCTTAATCGCGAAATAGCTCTAGATCCACTGTCAACCTAGCTAGCAGCTAGCAGGTAGCCCTGGAGTTGTGAAATCCCGTGCGGCGCGGCGGGCGGTGGCTCGATCGGCCgggtggccggcggcggccggcgcggggCCAGGTCGGGGCGGGCGCGCGGAGCTAATTAACTATAGGTCCTCCCGCAGGGCAACGGCTGGGGCCGGGGTTCGCATCCGTCGATCGAGCAATCGGGGTTAAAGGTATTACCCCCGACCGGCCTCTGCTCAAATCTCTGCCTAATGCATTCTGCTGGACTTAACTCTGTGTTTCGCTGCATTCTACCTCTTGCAGATCGACAAATATTGATTTGTTCCCCTTCTCTCTATATCTAGTATAGGTCGATCTCTGAAATCCTAAGATCACTGCTATAATATACCTGCAGATCGATGATTTCAGTAGCTAGAACTGTATGCAACTACACACAGGTTATCTATATTTATTTGTTGTAGATGGCTGATGACCGTACATGGATGTATCCCAAGAACCGTATCTGCGATCAGTATTTGAAGGGCCTCAAGTCATTCATTACAACAGCAGAGGTGGATATGTCGACTAACCGCAACTCTGCTATGTggtgcccatgcaaagattgtagGAATAAGTTGAAATTTGAGAGGTCATGTACGGTGCATGCACACTTGATCATTCGTGGTTTCATGGATGTCTATCGATGTTGGAACAAGCATGGCGAGGAAGGCATAAACGAGGAAATCGACCTGCAGGACAGCCATATGGATGACAGGTCCTGCCGTGCAGATGGACTCTTTGGCCGTACAAAGGAAGATGTCTCGCATGCTAGTACTGCTGGTCAGGATCTCGGTGATAGAGACATCGTGGAGATGGGTGAGCAATTAGGCCAAATGCCGGACAAAATCGAAGAGATGGTGCGCGATGCCACGTGGGAGGGCCTCTACTGAGAAGGAGATAGCAAGATTGGAAGCTTTGATGAAAGATGCAAAGCTCCCAGTGTAAGGAAAATTTCAAAGCTTATTCAGCTGCTTACATCAATCTGCACAATCTATAAGCTAGTTAATCTTCACAGCAAACATTTGGCTACACACAGGCTCAAGATCCTGCAGCAAAGCAAAATCTAGGTACATGAACAAATCATTGACAGGCACTGAACACGAGGCAAATCAACGTACCTAGCTATCATGGCGCCTAGGCGTAGTCTGAATCCGGCGTGGTACTGAACACCGGCCTGTCCTTGTCCACCACCACGGCGGGGGAGGTGCTGTCCTTGCCGCTGGCGGCGCCGCTGCTCCCGCTCTTGCGGCGCGGCTTGGCCTCGCCGAGCATGGTGATGACGTCGCGCATGGACGGCCGGTCCTGCGGCGCCCTGGCCGTGCAGAGCACGGCGATGCGCAGCACCAGCAGCATCTCCTCTCGGACGTGCGCGCACCGGCCGCCGACGTGCGGGTCCAGGTGCTCCTCCACCGTGTTGCTCCGGATCTTGTCCCGCACCCACCCCACCATGTCCTGCCCCTCGCCGAActccgcctccaccgcgcgccgCCCCGTGATGAGCTCCATCAGCACCACGCCGTAGCTGTAGATGTCGCTCTTCTGGTCCACCTTCAGCGTGTACCCGTACTCTGATGTCAGAACAATCGCTTCAGATTCATTGATGGATGCTGGCTGTCTGATAGCATGCGGATCATGCATGGATCGGCGATGATACCAACCTGGCGCGATGTAGCCATAGGAGCCGGCGACGACGGAGACGGACTCGTTGGAGCCGGCCAGGGCGCGGGCGAGGCCGAAGTCGGAGATGCGGGCCTCAATGTCGGCGTCGAGGAGGATGTTGTTGGACTTGATGTCGCGGTGGATCACCGGCGGGTGGCAGTCGTGGTGGAGGTACGCCAGACCCTGCGCCACGCCGGTGGCGACGTCGTAGCGGGACACCCAGTCCAGCAGAGCGCGCTTCTCCGGCGGGCCGTGCAGCGCCTCCCACAGGCTGCCGTTGGGCATGAACTCGTACAGCATCATGGCGTCCGCGTCGTTGTGCACGTACCCTAGCAGCCGCACGATGTTCCGGTGCCGGAGccgccccaggagcgccacctcCTTGAGCACGTCCGCGGTCACCTCGCTCGCCGCGTCGCCGTCCACCGGCGCCGGCCGCCACAGCTTCTTCACGGCGATCACGGCGCGCGCGCGCGGGAGCTCCGCCCTGTACACCACCCCGGTCGCGCCCATGCCCACCACATTCGCCTCCTTTATGCACGCCACCACGTCGGCGCTCGTGAACCCGAGCCGCTGGAACGCCGTCAGCCGCCACGGCCACGCGCCCGACTCCGCGCCGAGCCTCTCGTCGTCGTCGCAGCAACCCCCCGCGTACCACCGCCGGTACGCGTACCGCCCAGCGACCAGCGCCGTGAACGCGGCGACGACGGCGAGCATCGCCGCGAGCCAGCCCACCGCGACGCGCCTGAGGCGGGCGCTGCCCGCGGCAGCGCGCGCCGCCACGCCCGTGTCGCGGCTCCCGAAGCACGGCGGGAGCACGCCGCCGCACAGCCCGGCGTTGCCCGCCAGCTCGTCGGGGTTGATGGAACGCAGGACGCCGTTCCCGGGCACGCGACCCGTGAGGTTGTTGTACGAGAGGTTGAGCGTCTCCAGCGCCGGCGAGCTCCCGAAATTCTCCGGGATGCCGCCAGTCAAGGAGTTGCTCGACAGATCAAGGATGGCCATCGCGGGCATCATGGCGAGTGCCTTGGGAATCTCGCCGGTGAGCTGATTGTGCCTGAGGTTCAGCTTGACCAGCCTCTGGCACGAGGCGAGGCTGGACGGGATCGCGCCGGCGAGCCGGTTGTTCGAGAGGTCCAGCGCCGCCAGTGCCGGGCAGTCCTGGAACTGGTCagggagctcgccggagatgatGTTGTCTGACGCCAAGAAGCTCTGCAGCGTCGGGATCGTGAAGAGGCTCGACGGCAGCGAGTATTGGAGGTGGTTGTGAGATAGGTCGATGAACGACAGCGACGTCGACGACGCGAGGTCGCCGGGGATCTCTCCGGACAGGTCGTTGCCTGCGAGCTCGAGCCGCTGCAGCGACGGCAGCTTGCCGAACCCGATGGGGATCGTGCCGGTGAGCCGGTTGCTCTGCATGCGCACGCGCACCAGCGACGCGCACGACGCGAGCCCGGCCGGGATCCCGCCGGTGAAGCCGTTGTTGAACATGATCAGCTTGGAGAGTGCCTTGCCGTTGCAGATCCCAGCCGGCACGGGGCCGGTGAAGGAGTTCGACGACACGTCCACCCACTGCAGCGGCGAGCTCTTGCCGAGCGACGCGGGAAGCTGCCCCGTCAAGGAGTTGTTCCACAGCTCGAGCACCTCCAGGTTCGGCATGTCCCCGATGGTCGCCGGCACGGTGCCATCGAGGTGGTTGCACATGAGGtggagcagccggaggtggctcAGCTGAGCGACCTCGTCGGGGATCGGACCCGTGAGCGAGTTGTCGGACAGGTCGAGGAAGACGAGCGTCGAGATGTTGCCGAGCTCCGGCGGTATCTTGCCTTCGAGGTTGTTCTGGTATAGGTAAAGCGCGGTGAGCGCCGGAAGCTTGCCGAGCTCCGCTGGGATGGGCCCGTCGAGGTGTCCGACGGCGAGGTCGAGGTACTGGAGGTTGGCGAGGCTGCCGAGCTCCGGTGGGATGCTTCCCTCCAGCACATTGTACCCGATGATGAGGCTCTCGAGCGACTCGAGCTCGCCGAGCTCCGCTGGAATCTTGCCGGTGATGTTGTTGCCGGAGAGGCCCAGGAACTTGAGCTTGGTGAGGCTCCGGTACGCCGCCGGGATGTCACCGCCGAAGAAGCTGCCCCTCAGGTCGACGGTCTCGAGGGACGTGGCGTTGGCGAGGTCGGCGGGGAGTGCGCCGACGAAGTTGTTGCCGGAGGCGTTGACGGTGGCGAGGTCAGCGCAGGAGCCGAGGCCGGCCGGGAACGCGCCCTCGAAGGAGTTCTGGCTCACGTCGAACACCTGGAGATTGGACAGCGGCGCGAAGGACTTGGGCAGCGTGGTGGCGAACGCGTTGGAGGAGAGGTTGAGGACGGTGAGCGACGCCAGCCGGAGCACGTCTTCCGTGACCTTGCCGCTCAGGTTCTTGCCGGAGAGGTCGAGCGCGTCGACGAGGCCGGCGGCGTTGCACCGGACGCCCGTCCATCTGCAATGCGGCGAGGCCTTGGCGCCATCCGTCCAGTCCGCGAGCGCGCCCAACGAGTCAACGAAGCCCGCCTTGAGCGCGAGCAGCGCCGCCCGCTcgtcgccgccggcggcggcggcgccagctCCGGTGTACAAGATGGAGGACACTGTCACTAGCAGAACCAGTGCTGTCACTCTGGCCTCCATTAGAAGCCTCTGCCACTTTCCTAGAAAGCACTTTTGGGACCTGAAATCGATCAGCTTCTAGCTGCAGCAGGTGCCTCTGCTGCTTCTAGTGCTGCGCCATGTCAGAGGCACTGTCTGGCTTGCCTACTACGGTGTAATTTGTTTGCTGACACTACTGCATCTGCAGGAATGGCAGAGGCTGCAGCTaggtggaagaagaagaagatggcagaAAAGGCTTTATATCATCACTCTCACTAGTCCCAAGATCGGTTAAAGCATGTATAAGATAATGGATCTTCTTGGCATTTCTTAGCCACCATGCTGTTTGTTTAGTGCCTGGACACCTCACCCTGCGAACGAATGTGAGCTGGGTTTTGGAGAGGGGGCATGAGAACATGGAACATGGAGGGAATGTGTTTTAAAGCCATGGCTTTTGCAGCCTGCTTTTGGGCAATGTTGGCATTCTTTAATCTTTTACTTTGTGGCAGCCCCCATCAGATCAGAGTAGATTAATTGCATTTGCATCTTCAGTTTACATTCCCTGTCATTGCAGACAGTAGAAGATTAGCTCTGCTCTAGCTTTCTGAACCTGATTGATTACTAAGGAGTACTAATCAGAGACCAACAGACCTGCTGTAAATTAGGTGTTCGTACGGCCTGTTCTTTTGGAAGCTTCTGTTATCAAGTTCTAAAACAGATCTACTCCTGCATTTTTTTTTGTAGATGAAAGCCTAAGATTTCAATTGATCCTGATCTACATCTACTAGTACCATGCAGAAGCTAGCTCCTACTCTCTGTGGTACAGATAAGCTATTAGGATAATAAGAGCTACAGTAATTTCACAGTGCTAATCCTATGTCATGTCATTTACCAGTCAGTAGAACAGGAGGATGCTTCCATTGCAGGCTCTAAAAGAATGGATTTAACCCAAAGGGAGACAAGAGGGGTACGTTCTTGGTGTGGTCCTGATGCAAGCACCCTAACTAGCTAAGAGATCTGGACACATGTCATGCATATATAAACAACTAAAGAAAGTTTACCCTGCCTAAGCATATGTACAGTGTGCACTGCATGTGTTGAGTCTGCCCAAGTTGACCTTGTTAAAATAAAACCTGCTCTAATCATTCCTGTGACAGTGGGCATGCATgcagtagctgctgctgctgctgctgttactGCTCTTCTCTGACAAGGGGATCCTTTGAGCATTGCTTGGCACATGTCCCTAGTAGAATGTCACCTGTGTCCTACATGCATCAGATGAAAAGGGAACAGAAGTAGTACTAGCAATGTAATTAAATGGGTTAATTAGCAAGTGAGTTGACGCAGTTTGGAAGGCTGCTGTTGCTGAAACACAGTCAGAGAAAGAATCACAAGTGATTAGTGAAATTGTTAAATTGGCCTGCAAGGCTGCTTATTGCACTTCTTCCGTATCTGATGATCTGAATGAATATCTGATCAAGCAATAACAGCAATGGCAAGGGACAGAAACACTGCATCTAGAGTAACAACTGCCATCCCAAATTCTTCCAACGATAATTATTGCAATAGTGAATGAACAGTTCACCCAGTGAACAACAGAAAGCCAAGTGAAAGTAAATGGAACTTGTAGATGCTGTGTTTACCAAGTACGTAGCTGGTACTGAAGAAAAATATGTCAACCTTATCTGCGAGAGGCTTTTTCTTGGGGCTATGTATATAGACCCTAGGATGTCAACTCTATGAGCATATTTTGAAATCCTTGTTGTGTTGTTGGCATTTTTGAAGTTTAAGAAAAAACTAGGGACAAAGGAACAGGGCGCATTAAACACTTAAGAACTGATAAGTTAAACTGGAAATGTTGCCAAGTAATAACAGTAAAAAACACTATGCACTGGTCCTTATTTACCTACACTATTCTTGCATATATATAGCCACGTCCCCTTGTTTACTTGCCTTTCTAATTACAAAATTAAACTAAGATAGCTGCCTATGCCTAATAACCTCCGGATTCAGCAATAAtttatacattcatccatacCTTTAAGTACACCGATTTTGAACAATAACTTCGAAAGACTAATCTGAGTTTGCACCATGTAAGAATACAGAGATCAATTGCCATGCTCTCCGAGGATACATCAATTTGTGTATCTAGTCCAGTTTGATGTATATGTGGCACAGATCAGAGTGACAATCTCCAAAATAATGTGCCACGATACAGCAAAACGGCTAGAAACACATCTTGATCGATCAAACAAAGTGTAATTGTGGATTTGTGGTGGCAATAATACTGATAGAAAAGCCTAATTAGCTAGGGAATAGTGGAACACAAACCAAAGGAGTTCATATATAATCATAGGGCCTAATGAGGGACGACCCTAGCAAATCAAAGGTGCGCTTTTGCACTAGCTACTAGCAAACTTTGCATGCAGGAGCAGGATATGCAGGTAGAGCTAGAGGTGCAGAGCAGGCTAATGTGTACTCAAGATAATGGGATCATACATACAATGCAATGGCGTGCGGTGCTATTTAAGCAACTGCTTGTTGTAGGCATACCAACCAAACTTAATCATGCAGCCATGAGTTTGGTGTTGGAGGAAAAGTAGTACTACTTactaagaaaaaaagaaaaataaatcccCAAAGTTAGCCATGCTAGTCTGTGACATTCTCTCATCATTTTTTTGACAGGCTTTCTCTCATCATTAGCCCGTAGCTTCTTTGCTTGCCTGTAACCCATGCATAGCAATAGCAATTCAATCATTTTTGCACCGCCGGCCAGCAGCTTCCTGTGGAATCATTTCAGTTAAGCTTCATGTTTAGGCTATATATGATCCAGCTGTTAACTTGTTAGTCATGTCGTGTTGCAGCAGAAACATAGATAAAGGTGACTAATGTAAGTTGTCATTGTGTGCGACTACGTATACGTGTACGCTTGCTAATGTGTATGTTTGCAGTTTTGCACTGCATCAGTAGCATTTTGCTATAGATACAGCAAGCTAGTACGAATTTAACATAAGAGATCAGCTTAAGCCTTGAGTCTAGTCCCAGTAGCATACTCATTAATTAGATGGTACGTTGAACTTTTCGCTGACGCGGATTAGAACTAATAAGGTTAGAAGCCGTGCATGTACAATACATCTTTAGGTCCATTGTCATAGATAAAACATGTACAGTAACTAATTGTTTAAGTCCCTTAACAAACAGCACCATGATACAATATATATGCATAGAATGAGTTGTATCGTAATTGTCTTGGAAAcagtgttatgaacgacgtataggaatatgaagtaaagaatcaaaccacaga is from Miscanthus floridulus cultivar M001 chromosome 7, ASM1932011v1, whole genome shotgun sequence and encodes:
- the LOC136462440 gene encoding MDIS1-interacting receptor like kinase 1-like, translated to MEARVTALVLLVTVSSILYTGAGAAAAGGDERAALLALKAGFVDSLGALADWTDGAKASPHCRWTGVRCNAAGLVDALDLSGKNLSGKVTEDVLRLASLTVLNLSSNAFATTLPKSFAPLSNLQVFDVSQNSFEGAFPAGLGSCADLATVNASGNNFVGALPADLANATSLETVDLRGSFFGGDIPAAYRSLTKLKFLGLSGNNITGKIPAELGELESLESLIIGYNVLEGSIPPELGSLANLQYLDLAVGHLDGPIPAELGKLPALTALYLYQNNLEGKIPPELGNISTLVFLDLSDNSLTGPIPDEVAQLSHLRLLHLMCNHLDGTVPATIGDMPNLEVLELWNNSLTGQLPASLGKSSPLQWVDVSSNSFTGPVPAGICNGKALSKLIMFNNGFTGGIPAGLASCASLVRVRMQSNRLTGTIPIGFGKLPSLQRLELAGNDLSGEIPGDLASSTSLSFIDLSHNHLQYSLPSSLFTIPTLQSFLASDNIISGELPDQFQDCPALAALDLSNNRLAGAIPSSLASCQRLVKLNLRHNQLTGEIPKALAMMPAMAILDLSSNSLTGGIPENFGSSPALETLNLSYNNLTGRVPGNGVLRSINPDELAGNAGLCGGVLPPCFGSRDTGVAARAAAGSARLRRVAVGWLAAMLAVVAAFTALVAGRYAYRRWYAGGCCDDDERLGAESGAWPWRLTAFQRLGFTSADVVACIKEANVVGMGATGVVYRAELPRARAVIAVKKLWRPAPVDGDAASEVTADVLKEVALLGRLRHRNIVRLLGYVHNDADAMMLYEFMPNGSLWEALHGPPEKRALLDWVSRYDVATGVAQGLAYLHHDCHPPVIHRDIKSNNILLDADIEARISDFGLARALAGSNESVSVVAGSYGYIAPEYGYTLKVDQKSDIYSYGVVLMELITGRRAVEAEFGEGQDMVGWVRDKIRSNTVEEHLDPHVGGRCAHVREEMLLVLRIAVLCTARAPQDRPSMRDVITMLGEAKPRRKSGSSGAASGKDSTSPAVVVDKDRPVFSTTPDSDYA